In the genome of Arthrobacter crystallopoietes, the window ATTTGCTTGGCGGCTTTCACGAATGCGGGATCCTTGAAGTGCTCATCTCCAGCACCGTTGACGTTCGCGGTGGTTTCTTTGCGCAGCTGGTCGATGTCGGGGCCTTGGATCCCGTCCTTGCCAATAAGGAACATGCGTTCCTTCACTTCTGTGTCGGCAGCTGCCACCGCTGTGGGGGTTTTCGCGTTGTGGGCCCGCTGTAATGCCTGTGCCAGCTCGGGGTTGGCCAGGTATTCAACGGGCACGTCATGGCGCTCCATTTCGGGGGCGAGTTTCTCGGCCTGTGCGCGGAGTTCTTCGGTACGGGCCGCTGCGAGCAGCTGCATGGCTTTTTCGTGTTCAGCGGCGGCCTTGCGGGTCTGTTCCTGGCTGCGCGTCAGCTCATCCTGCCGGGCCTTTTCGGTCGCGATGGTTTCGATCCCGGATTCGAGGTAGGCGGTGTCCGGACCGACGTCGTGGGTGTCGATGCCGTACCGGGCGAGGACCTCGTGACGGATTTTCTCCGCCGCTTCCAGAGCGGTGGGGTCGTGGTCTTTCCACCCCTCGGCGACGGCGTGGGCGGCGGCGATGTCGGCCGGCTGCGCCTTGTCCCACCACTGGTCCTTGTGGACGGCGGCGAGGGCCGCGTGTGCTGCGCTGCGCTCGGCCGCGAGCCGTGCCCGGGTTTCGTGCGCCGCTTGGGAGTCCTGGTGTTCCTGCTGTCGCTGGGCCTCTTGCCGGTGGCGGGCCAGCGTCTCGGCAATGCGTGAGGCGATCAGCAAGGATTGCCGCATGCCGTTGTCCAGAAAGTCGTCGATGCCGTCTGCTTCACTCAAGGTGTTCCCCTTGCACTAGTGGTGTGAATTTCATCGGTCGAGGCCCGGCGCGGTGTCGCGCCGGGTGGGTTGGTAGGTCTTCGCTGGTGTCGCCGGTGCGGGCGTCGCAGGCACCACCGAACCGGGACGGATCGGTGCCATGCCGCGGCGCGCGATATCAACAGCCCTCGGCGGCACCGTAGCCTCTTCGGCTGGCGGCCGTTCTGCTCCTAAGGGGACGGCCTCAGGCATCGTGGCGGTGAAGGGTGCCAGCTGGTTTTCGACTACTGAACGGATGCGCTGGGCTTCCCGGGTTCGTCCGGATTGGGCGTGCATTTCGTACACGGCGAAGGCGGTGTTGATCAGCTGCACCATCAGTGCCGTCTGCGCTGCCGTCTTGTTCTTGCTGGACGCTGCCATGAACAACATGGCGGTGCCTGCGATAGACGGCAGGGCAACGGGCTTGCCGTGCTGTCGTGGCACACGCAGCTGTGCTGTGCGGGAGAGTTCCGCGGCGGTGGCCGCCAGCGGCCCGGGGACCGGTTCGAGCCTGTGGGACCATGCTGCGAAGGCGCCGGATACTTCCCGGGCGGCTTTCGCCCAGGTGGCGTGATCATCACGCGGGATAGTACGGAGCCGGTCCGCCAAAGTCTTGGCGTTGCGGGTGTAGTCCACCCATGCCTGTGCCGGCGGTGTCGCCTTCTCGGGGCCGGCCCTGGAGACCTTGCGCTTGTTGCGGGCCGCGGCGGTCCATTCCGCCGCGGCCTCAGTAGCCAGGTGCGGGGAGTCCGGCCATCCTTCACGCAGGGCACCGAGCTTCAGGTCGGAGGCAAGGCTGCCGCCGCCGAACCAAATCGGCCGCTCCCCCGGTGTCGGCCGCTCGGCCACGGAGTACCCGACAATGACATCCGTCGTGTTCTTCGCGAACCGCGGGCGGACCAACAGACCGGTGTCACGGGCACGGCGGACGAACTCCGCCTCCGTCACGGAAGCACCGGCGGAGGCGCGGACCTTACGGGCCAGCGACGCACGGTGCATCTCGCGCTCCTCCCTGATCGCCGTGGCCTTCTCGGCGCGCTCGTAACCCCTCGTGGCGTGCACCGAAGAAAGCTGCTCGAGGCCGTACTTGACCTCGAGTTCGCGGCAGGTTTTCTGGGCGCGTTTGTAATCGCCATGTGTGGAGGCCTTGGTGCCGTCCTCGCGGACCAGGGACACCGCGATATGAATGTGGTGATTCCCGTTTTCGCTGGTGCCGTGGTTGATCGCGGCCCACCGGCACTGGGTCTTGCCGCTGGTCTCGGTGAAGCCCATCGCGTCCACGAAATCGTTGGCGATGTCGCCCCACTGCTGGTCCGTCAGGGAACCTTCTTCCGCCCGGAGACTCAGGGAGCAGTGCCACACGTCGGCCTGCTTGTACCCGTTTTCCACCCGCCGCTTAGTGGCCTGGTCCCAGCGGAAGTCTTTCTGCCGGATCTCGACCCCGTAGGCCTTGCGCGGTTGGTCCAGATGCTTCGCGATCGCCAGCGCGTCGGCGTGGTCCAGGACCCCGTCGTCGTACCACGCCATGATGGCAGCGTCACCGGCGACCAGGTGTGGATCGGTGTGCGCGTTCTTCGTCTTATCCGCATCCGTCGACGCCAGATACACCATGAGCCCGGCCATCCGGGAGCCGCGGGTAATGTTCGGAATCATCCGTCTACATCAGCCCCTCAATGGTCCGGTCGATCCGCCCCGCCACCTGCCGCACATAGCCCAACACGGCGGCGGCGTCCTGGGGGAAGTCCTCCCCCGCGTTGGCGTGCCTCGCGATCTGGTTCACGTTGTTCGACACCCGCGCCAGCAGGGTGTGCAGGGCCATCAGCTCGGCCATCGCGGCCTTGCGCTGCGTCGGCGTCTCCGCGGATTCGGACAGGGCCGCGGACATCAGCAGGTTCGGTACCGTCACCCGCTCCCGCGCCGCCCGGGCCACGAGCCGGGCTTCCTCCTCGGCCGTCACCCACACGGTGCGGCGCTTCTTCGAACCCGCCGGCGCGTTCTCCCGCCGCCGCTTGCCTAAACGGTTCCTTGCGACCGGTTCCTCAACCAACGCGCTTCCACCGCCCTTCCGACGCCCTTCAATGCCCAGCGCAGCGACCCCGTATCTTCGGGGACCACACCCCCAGTGTGCCCGACCCGAGACAATTTGTCGAAAGGTTTCACCACTTACGGGTACGTAAGTGTATAGCTTGCTCCGTCGACTTCCGTGGACGGAGCACAAACGGAATGGTGGCTAGGTTGGGTTGTACCCATGCGGATCCGCTGCGCGGACCGGGATGCTTTGAACGGCTGAAGCCGTTCCGTTTCGGCGGTTGAGTGTACTGCCCGTCCTTCTCTTGGCAAGTCTGCGCTGGCGGCTTTCGCGGCATATCCTCACTCGCTGGCGCTCCCTGCGGTATTCCACGGACCCCCGGACTCCGACCTGCCAATTCACTTCGACGGGCAAGTCGACACAAACGTGCCGAAAGGAACGGGCATCCAAACAAAACCAGTCAGGAGCAACTCACCATGGCACTCATCCCGCCCCACGCAGTGCACCAGCAATACGGCATCCCCGTCCGCCAGCTCGCCGGCTGGCGCAGCCAGGGCATCGGGCCCGAATACTTCACCCTCGGGCCACGCAGCATCCGCTACTACCCAGCCGACATCGACGACTGGCTCAACGACCAAACCCACCACCACCAGGACGGGCACGCGGACCCGGGCACTCCGGCCGGCACCAGCCGTGGCAGCACTACAACCTCAGGATGGAACGTTTAAGCTCGAAGACATGGCAAACCTCAGCATCGAAAAAACCCAGGAGCAGGCCCGCCGCCTGCTCGATTCCCGCATCGCATCCGTCACCGGCCTCGTCACCGCCAAACAACGCGTCGCGGATCTGAAGGACCAGCTCGCCGAGGCCGAACGCGACAGCAAGAAAGCCTACGTCCGCGCCACCAAAGACGGCTGGACACCGGAAGAACTCAAGAAACTCGGACTCGAAAACCAGGCCGCCGCCAAACGAAACACCGCCCGCCGCAACCAGACCGAGACCCCGGTGGCGCAGCAGGCCTTCGACGGATCCCTGCCGGCCTGACCGGCACACGCTCAGCGTCCCTCACCTCCGCTCCTGCAGGGTGCACGGCTGCCTTACGGGGGCTTAACGTGAAAGCAGGACCAGAACATGATGTTCTGGTCCTGCTGTCGTTTCCCTCAGCAAAAGGAAATCACTGGGGCAGCGTCACCGCTGCGTGGGTTCCGGCCCGTCGGACCGGGGGGGTTTTTCACCCGCAAAACTCTACCGTGCTTCCCGGGCTACATCCCGGAAGCACGGGCTCATGAGGGCGCGCTAGTGTCCGTCGATCTGGTTAATCCAGGCCGCATCGACCGGGCCAAGATGCGCGTCGCCAAGGCTACCGAATGTTCGAAGCTGTTCCTCCGCTGCACTCAACGCACTGGTGTCCTGGCGGTAGTCGATGGCGGCGGCAGGATGTTGGTAGTCGGATCCCATAGAACGCGCTCCTTTTCCATTGGGTTTCTCGCTTTCAAGCCACTCTAGTTTCTCTCCGGTGCGGAAGGTGCTGCGCCGCCAGCGTGTCGGCCGGCTGCCGGCGGAGCGCAGCGGGGGAGGCAGCCGGCCGACATTTTGGGGGACGCGAACAGCCCGCCCCGTGGTCGGGGCGGGCCGTCCTCACCGGGTTAGCGCTTGTAGGAGGTGTCCTTGCTCAGGGCGGGGAGGGGCAGGATTCCGGTGTTGTAGAACCTGCGCAGCAGTTCCGCCAGCCGGTACCCCGGCGCCGCCTCAAGGGCCTTGTCCGTGTAGAGGCTGGCGGGGGTGCCTTTGCCCTTGTACCAGTTGATCCAGCCCAGCCCGGTCAGCAACGGAGCCCGGTACAGTCCCGGAGTGAAGCGGAGCAGGTGCACCAGCAGCCTTTCGGCGGTGTCGACCCGCGCCCAGTCCGGCGCCGTCTCGGTCCGGCCGAGCAGGACTTTCTGGAACTCGATGTCATCGTTGCTTCTGTCGATGATGTCAGCCAGCAGCCGGTCCCGCACCGCCGGGATCTGGAACGCCGCGCACAGCTCGAGCGCTTCCTCCTCGTCAGGTTCCCCGCCACCGTTGATGGCTGTCTCGAGGGCGCGGCGCGCGGCGGCCATGGGTTCGGCGGTGAAGTCCGACGCGTCGGTCACCTCGTAGTGTCCGGTCAGGATGTCGATGGTGTCCGCGGTGGAGGTGGAGCCGCTGAACTCCGGTGCCGGTGCTTGCTCCGTGGTGCCGGGATTGGATCCGCGGTAGATCATTTCCGCGCTCACGATGCTGTTCTCGATCAACGCGGTGTCCTGCCAACGGGTGCAGTCCGGGATCTCGCAGCCGGGTTCACACGCGTACCTAGCCCACCGGCGCCCGGTGACGATCCAGCCGTCGCGGACCGGCATTCCCGCCGTGTCCAGCTCTTCCCGCAGGGCGTCGATGTGGGCGGCGTGCGGTCGCTGCCCGGACGGGGCGGTTTCGTCGCTGTAGACGATGAACAGGGTGGCGTCGGCCGTCTCGTCCCGGCACACATACGACGTCAACGTTTCCGCGAAAGAACAGATATCGCTGCCCGGTTCCGGTGCATCAACGCGCAGGGTCGCGCCGAGCAGTACCCCGGACATCGTGACCAGCACGATGGATTCCTTCGGCTGGAAGCCCAGTGTGTGCGGGACGTAGCCCAGGAGGTCGGCGGGGCTGGTGGCGGTGATCTTGTTGTTCATGATTTCTCTTGTCCTTTGCTGAGGAAATCGGCGGGCGGAGTGCGGTACTGGACCGGCCAGCTTTCCCCTCTCCCCCGACGCTTTTACCTGCTGGCGAAGCTTGCGGAGCGGGCACGTAGAATCCGAAGGAGTCCTTATGTTGTTACCGGGCTCAGTTCCGCGGTCATTGTAGGGTCGTGGCTACCCAGGGGAGGCGGGTATGGCTTGGCTGCTGTGGACCGCACGCTTGCACGTGACGGCTCCGTAGGATTGGCCGCCCGCCACCCCGCGATGACCCGACCGCTGATTGAGAGACGCGACATGATCGCCGGATAAGGACACGACGGCGCGGTTATCTGCTGGCTCTTCTCATCCAACAGACTGGAGGCTGTTCTTGGTGCAATTATGGGCCGGTATCGATGCCGGCAAAGCCCATCACCACTGCGTTGTGATCGATGGCGAGGGAAACAGGCTGCTCTCGCAGAAGGTTCCCAACGACGAAGCGGCGCTCATCCAACTTTTGGGCACGGTCCTGGACTTGTCGGACGGTGGTCCTTTGGTGTGGGCGATGGACTTGAATCATGGCGGACCGGCGCTGCTCATCGCGTTGCTTGTCGGTCATGGTCAGAACCTTCTCTATATTCCTGGGCGGACGGTGCACCACGCCTCGAAGATTTATAGGGGTGACGGCAAGACAGATGCCAAGGATGCCGCTGTGATCGCCGACCAGGCCCGGATGCGGACTGACCTGCAGCCTTTGCGCGCCGGTGACGAGATCAGCGTCGGGTTGCGACTCCTAACGGCCCGGCGGGCTGACAAGTCGGCGGATCGGGTGAGGTCGATTAATCGACTCAAAGCTCAGCTCCTGGAGTATTTCCCCGCGCTGGAGCGGACCTTCGATTACAGCCGGTCCAAAGCCGCGCTGATGTTGCTGACCAAGTACCGGACTCCGGATGGGATCCGCCGTGCCGGCCAGGCGCGAATCCAGGCGTGGTTGAAGAAACACGGTGCTCGTTCCTCGGCAGCGGTTGCTGCGGCTGCGGTAGAAGCCGCGAAGTCCCAGCAGACCGTCGTTCCTGCCCAACGCATCGGGGAGGTGATTGTCGCAGCCCTCGCCCGCGAAGTGGCAAGTTTGAACGAGGAACTGGAAGAACTGGATGCGCTGATCAGCGAGAAGGTTACTGAACACCGGCATACCGAGGTGCTGTTGAGCATGCCCGGCTTTGGCCCTGTCCTTGCCGCCGAATTCCTTGGTGCCACCGGCGGAGATATGACGGTTTTTCAGTCTGCGGACCGGTTCGCCGGTGTTGTTGGATTGGCGCCGGCGCCGAGGGACTCCGGAAGGATCAGCGGCAACCACCATCGGCCAAGACGATACGATCGCCGGCTGCTCCGCGTCTTCTTCCTCTCCGGGCTCTCGGCGCTTAAATCCTGCCCGGCCTCACGTGCCTATTACGACCGAAAACGGGTGGAAGGGAAATCTCACATCCAGGCCATGCTCTCGCTCGCCCGACGGCGGCTCAATGTCCTCTGGGCCATGCTCCGCGACGGCACTACTTACACCTTGGTATCGCTGGCACCACCACTTACAGCCTGATCTAGCCGTCTACGACCGGCGGCTTGGTAACGAGACGATTCCTGCGCCTGGCGATCATAAGCGTTGTGGGTGCTTGCTGTGGATTGGGACCGGCGGCGCTTTCGTCGTGCCCAGATCCGCTATTGTCCAAGGGGTGGCGACTGAAGATTTTGAAGCAAAGGAAAGCGAAGTGTCAGGCAGCGGCATCGGGTGGACGTTCCTGACTAACCACGCCCACGTACTGTTGACCATTGCCCGTGATCCGCAGATACGGCTACGTGACCTGGCTGCCA includes:
- a CDS encoding relaxase/mobilization nuclease domain-containing protein; the protein is MIPNITRGSRMAGLMVYLASTDADKTKNAHTDPHLVAGDAAIMAWYDDGVLDHADALAIAKHLDQPRKAYGVEIRQKDFRWDQATKRRVENGYKQADVWHCSLSLRAEEGSLTDQQWGDIANDFVDAMGFTETSGKTQCRWAAINHGTSENGNHHIHIAVSLVREDGTKASTHGDYKRAQKTCRELEVKYGLEQLSSVHATRGYERAEKATAIREEREMHRASLARKVRASAGASVTEAEFVRRARDTGLLVRPRFAKNTTDVIVGYSVAERPTPGERPIWFGGGSLASDLKLGALREGWPDSPHLATEAAAEWTAAARNKRKVSRAGPEKATPPAQAWVDYTRNAKTLADRLRTIPRDDHATWAKAAREVSGAFAAWSHRLEPVPGPLAATAAELSRTAQLRVPRQHGKPVALPSIAGTAMLFMAASSKNKTAAQTALMVQLINTAFAVYEMHAQSGRTREAQRIRSVVENQLAPFTATMPEAVPLGAERPPAEEATVPPRAVDIARRGMAPIRPGSVVPATPAPATPAKTYQPTRRDTAPGLDR
- the mobC gene encoding plasmid mobilization relaxosome protein MobC yields the protein MVEEPVARNRLGKRRRENAPAGSKKRRTVWVTAEEEARLVARAARERVTVPNLLMSAALSESAETPTQRKAAMAELMALHTLLARVSNNVNQIARHANAGEDFPQDAAAVLGYVRQVAGRIDRTIEGLM
- a CDS encoding helix-turn-helix transcriptional regulator, with product MALIPPHAVHQQYGIPVRQLAGWRSQGIGPEYFTLGPRSIRYYPADIDDWLNDQTHHHQDGHADPGTPAGTSRGSTTTSGWNV
- a CDS encoding DUF4192 domain-containing protein; amino-acid sequence: MNNKITATSPADLLGYVPHTLGFQPKESIVLVTMSGVLLGATLRVDAPEPGSDICSFAETLTSYVCRDETADATLFIVYSDETAPSGQRPHAAHIDALREELDTAGMPVRDGWIVTGRRWARYACEPGCEIPDCTRWQDTALIENSIVSAEMIYRGSNPGTTEQAPAPEFSGSTSTADTIDILTGHYEVTDASDFTAEPMAAARRALETAINGGGEPDEEEALELCAAFQIPAVRDRLLADIIDRSNDDIEFQKVLLGRTETAPDWARVDTAERLLVHLLRFTPGLYRAPLLTGLGWINWYKGKGTPASLYTDKALEAAPGYRLAELLRRFYNTGILPLPALSKDTSYKR
- a CDS encoding IS110 family transposase, yielding MVQLWAGIDAGKAHHHCVVIDGEGNRLLSQKVPNDEAALIQLLGTVLDLSDGGPLVWAMDLNHGGPALLIALLVGHGQNLLYIPGRTVHHASKIYRGDGKTDAKDAAVIADQARMRTDLQPLRAGDEISVGLRLLTARRADKSADRVRSINRLKAQLLEYFPALERTFDYSRSKAALMLLTKYRTPDGIRRAGQARIQAWLKKHGARSSAAVAAAAVEAAKSQQTVVPAQRIGEVIVAALAREVASLNEELEELDALISEKVTEHRHTEVLLSMPGFGPVLAAEFLGATGGDMTVFQSADRFAGVVGLAPAPRDSGRISGNHHRPRRYDRRLLRVFFLSGLSALKSCPASRAYYDRKRVEGKSHIQAMLSLARRRLNVLWAMLRDGTTYTLVSLAPPLTA